In Megalops cyprinoides isolate fMegCyp1 chromosome 16, fMegCyp1.pri, whole genome shotgun sequence, the genomic window gagGCACAGTTTGTTGGAGAAATTCACTGGATTATAAGCAGTGTATATGTATAGATGTGAAGTAGGGCAGGTTTCAATCTCAAGCGATCTGAAAGATGCATTTATTGTGTAATTGTgcctcttgtttttattttactttttattattattgttattataattatttcacAGCATTGTATCAGCCAGGTGTTGGTACTACAGTTGCTTGTAACCTTGATAGTCTCATTatattattgattttaataaaaaaaaatgcattagagATAATGTGTTTTTGGATTCTTTCTGACTTCCATACATTGAGTTCACACACTGATTcttgttctgtttcattcaaatgaTTTCACTCAGGCACTTTAAAGCCATCTAAAGACCAAGAATTTAACACaccataaatggaaaaataaacgCTAGACTGAGCAAGAGTTAAGATCTCAGATATTTGCTTCAACAAAATAAGCAGCTACTACTAAACACAATGTCATTTTGACAGTCACCCTTGAGAGCATTAGACTACCTGTAAAGTAATGGCTGAAAGCCAAAGTTTCCCTCATACATAACCAAGATGTGAAGCATGACTCTTtttttgacatacagtatgGCTCCAAAACAGCTCAGGGGAAGGTGGGCGAGtgggtaaataaataaagcatgatAATCAGTGGGAAACATTTTCCCTTCCCTCAAGGCAAAATTCTCCCAGAGGTTTGGAGAAGGATGCTGAGTTAGAAGGGGGCCACAGAGATCTTCTGGCTCTGAGTAGGAGAAGATTAATTAAATggcattttcttcctttcattGTGCTAGGATTAGCTGGCTGGCCTGAGAGTGGAATGAATGTGcacctcctcttttctctctttctctctcttgcactctgtgtgtgtctctttctgtaAGGCTATTCTAGGAATGATGCCAGTTTCGTTTCCTGATTGCACTCTTAGACGTACATGACATCATTTACCTCGGACTTAACACATGAATTAAAAGCTAAAACAAACCCAAACTCAAGATCCAGATCACATTTTAATGACGCTACATAATGTCCTGCCACACCGATCTGAACACAAGCAGAGCAGGGTTCATTTCAGGTGCATTTATATCTGAAATACAAAGCAATATCTTTCAGTTTTGCAACACTGCAAAGAGCAAACCTGGGCTCACCAGCTCTGGTTCAGCTTCATTTCTGAAATTAACCAgacttttaaaaggaaaagcaatAAACCAATTAGACTTTTTAATTATAGAGTATACACTTACGTACACACTTATGTTTTGACTTTTGCAgcataaaacatacacacttacaaAGACATAATTGATGCGGTTAGGCTGAAACGCAATGTCGTCTGTGGCAAGGCTATCATCAAGGGGGGTACGTAAGACTGGTTTAAACAATGAACAGTCGTATTGAGAACACCCAAAGCAAGTAACATGTATAGTCTTTATGTGTGTAAAAACTGCAAGTAAGGTCACAGGAAATCAATGAATTCCTACAGTCTCTGCTTCTTAGCAACAAAGCACACATTCCTCAAAACCAGTCTGGAGTAACTGTGTATCTAAAAACAATCCGTGAATACCAttgaaatatgatattttaCAGAGCACTGATCCGTTTAAGGACGAAAAAATCATGACTAGGCGACCCGTGCATTATTTGGTAAACGCCATAACCCTGTAGCCATGCTGTATCAATCAGAGAAGTAAGTTAAAACGCATTATTGACTTGTACCAACTTTGTTTGGTCTCGCCGCTTGCCGTATCTTACTCGCAATGATGGCGACCAGTCAGGATGTCCACGTCCGAATTTGTGGgcaagaaataattaaatacgACTTGGAAATAAAAGCTCTCATTCAGGTGGGAATTAATTGTGCATTGTGacatttaatattcataattaattattCCTTTCGATTGTCAGAAATGTCTCCCCAACTAAAGAGGAGCACTACTTCAGATCAAAAAAGCCGGTAActaagctaacgttagctatgcaGCTTCCTTTGTACACGGCTGCCGAACGATTATTTGCCtacctagttagctaacgttagcaacCTACTAGATGAAGCACTAGACGATGAGGATATGGGCACGATGTTAATGTCAACTGCTCAACTCATTTAGTCAGGTAAACTGTGAGTAGCTAGGTAGCAAATAGCAGGACCGTAGCAAAATATGTGATCTAGCCAGCTAGCATGCACACTTATTTAGCAACACATCCATTTTGCTTGCATCTGAGATGAAAATGGATTTTACTGGTAGTGTGCCGGCTACGAGCCATCTCATTTTAAGTACTTGGAAAACTGGTTACCCAGCTAACAGtataattttaaacaaaaggaCGTATACCTCAAAACAGGATATCAGCGAATGTACCGGACCGCAGAACGAGCTGACGGATTTGAACTCCAAGGTGAAGGAGAAATTCAGTCATCTCAGACTGAGGATTCAGGtgagaagacattttaaatgttttcaaagttATATTCCACTATTTTCACTGTCGCTCGAATTTCcactattattttaatatttacctTTGTGTCGAGTTGACGTTATCGCTACCAGCGGTCCAGCCATGTCCTTTTGTCTTGTGTGGACATGGCTTGGGAATGGTCTGAGTTGCACTAGGAGTAGCTTCCGAACTTTCCCCCGTTACAGGATTTGGAGCAAatggctaaggagcaggacaagGAGTCAGACAAGCTGGCAATACTGAGTGAGGCTGAAGGCCACCGAAAACAGATGCTGAGGTGAGGGTGGAGGACCAAGCAGGGGTGTGTAGCTCTTGGAGTCGTGGTTTGAGAACCTTGAGAACCTTAACTAGTGGAAGGCCTAATCTAGAGTGCACATAATTGCTACTCCAGACCAGCCATGGCACACATACCACCAAAACTTTGGTTTGAATTATATGTCAAGGGGATAATTTGTGTTGAATGCAACCACAGGGGGCAGTGAAAGCATAACGTGGAGTGGGTGAATGTTAGTGAATGTTGGTAAAGTGCATTTAACTTATCTTACAGAGAGCGGagtctgctgttttctttgggCTGACCATTTTCAATCATGTATGTTGTGTTAGTATACAGAATTGGCCAGTTTGCCTTGTGACTGGAGTTCagatacatttaaatgcagaggTGGgaaccccggcttcagaaagtaaaagtcctgccatgtatttgttctagccattcactaaacaaggtgatttcactaattagttcCTCTACCTGGTTGAAGaattgtgctaattaaattcagctggtgtagtgcatgggtggaacaaatacgtggcaggacttttactttctgaagccagggttttccacctctgtggAATGTTTTCCACCTCTTCCACCTCTTCACCTCTGTGAAATGTTATCTCCTATGGTGTTGGCACAGTCAGACGTTTAGTTATAGAAATTGCTGGAAATTCTCCATGCAACCACCCCAACATCAGccaatgtgaaaaatgtcttCCTTTGTGGTTAATGAGTATTTTGGATTAAGATAACCTGAATGGGTGATCTTTTCTGTGTCGTAGATTGGCCACTTTCTGCACAAAGGGCTACAGTTTTACTTGCAGTTAAGGGAGTGCTTTGTAGTTTGGGTCATTCCATGAATATTTGTGCACTTTCCTGCTTGATAGactttatgtaattttttttttccctggtttATGCAGCAATCAGACTGCGTGGAGAAAGGCTAACCTTGCCTGCAAGCTCTCCATTGATAACCAAGAGAAGGAAGAGCTGCTTCACAGCGGAGATACTTCAGTGAGACATCGGTAAAGACAAATGTGCACTGTCTCACAGCCACATCTGATGCTTCCAGTTTCACTTTCCTTTCCTGTAGCCTACTAACCTGTAGCAGTCATTTTTAAATCTACAGTTCTAATAATGTGCTTGAGATAATGTGCACCACAGCACAGGGGAATAATAGCTTAGTAATAAAAGACTCTGTAAAGAGAGCTGAGCAGTGTGGGAGGGGCTCCAGTGTGATGTGCCCTTTGTTCTTCCAATCAGAAAGACGACCAAAGAGAGCCTGGTCCAGACCACCAGTGATATCACAGAGAGTTTGATGAGCATCAGCCgaatgatgtcacagcaggTACAGCAGAGTGAGGAGACCATGAGCACACTTGGTAAGTGGAGCCCCCTAGGGGTCATGGAAAGAAATACCTGTCAGTGAAAGCATTTGAGGTGGGGGCAGGTCTGCATATTGTGTCAATGTTTGTGAAGAGCTGTGTGCTCAGCAGCATAATTTACTGAATCAGCATCTATTGTGGTAATTAGTAAAAATGGATAAAGCATGGataattgctttggataaagcAAACAAGGGTACTGGAACCTCAAAGGCCCCGTGATACTTGGGCAGAGAGCTTTGTTGATTTCATGTGTTTGATCATGTGACTTTTCTTTTGactttttctttgaaataaatCACAAGAGCATAATTGAAATGCTGCTTGCAACATCTCCTTTTTTCTTGTATTGCTTATTGGCTTCTGTCCATTCTTATGAGCAGACACTGACCTTAAAGATGAAAAGATCTATCTTTAAAGTCTGTCTTTCCAGATAGGAAACAAATTGCAGATGAACCTGTTTGGTTGCACTTCCAAACACCttgagggagatggagaaaaagCTGTTGTTATTGCTTTCCTCCTCTGTAGCCACCTCTTCAAGAACGGTGATGGAAACCAACGAGGAGTTTAAAGCCATGACAGGGACCATTCAGTTGGGGCGGAAGCTCATCACAAAGTACAACCGGCGAGAATTCACAGACAAACTGCTCATCTTCCTGGCGCTAGCGCTCTTTCTGGGTACCGTACTCTACATTCTGAAGAAAAGACTATTCCCCTTCCTCTAGGGGGAATTGAGCACAAgctatcaaacaaaaaaaagcattttgtttgaGGTACTACTTTTTATGGTAAAATTATCTTGAATAAATGCCTCTGAGgcattgagtttttttttttttcctccagttttGTGGACTTTGGTGAGGTTGTCTCGCATGAGACGGATCGAGGACCAGCGTGTTTGCGTCACGTGTGGACAGCTGTGATCATGTGACCCAGGGAGATTCATATAGGAGGTTCCTCCTCTGCCATGTGACTGATTGTGGTTCCCATTATTATGTTTTTAGAGTCATGTATTAGCGTTAGCGGATACATGAGTCGGTTGCCCACATCCTTCTGTAGTTATGTGATGAGATCACGTTTTGTAAGGCATTGCTGTAGCACTGCCCAGATGGAAGTGCGTGACCAATTGttgccttttattttcagtaatcAAGATATGCTATCTTACCTTCCACTACTCCTCACTTGGTAGCCTGCTACATTCCATGTCAGGGTAAAGATGCAATATTATGGCCAGGGACTCAGTGGCTTCAGTCATTCACTTATGTTAGATATATACGTGGAAAGCTGATGTTCTCTGACAGGGCAATCAGCATGGATAATGAAAAATCAGGTAATATTGATTAGATTATGATTAACTGGTAGCTTATGAATGGTAGAATATTAATTGGTGGTAGTTGAGATAGCTAATTGTTTGAATAATGAATCTTAATGTTGTCagcatttgcatatttgcatgctGTATGCATGTAATGCTAATAATGCActtaaaacagtattttaaatgaatggtaTTTTATGGAAAAAGTACAGAGCCTTTTAACCATTGAACTGTCTGTCACAGAGTGTGACTTGACTGTATCAGTTCCTCTTTTTGCCTCTGTCTTAaatagtgctgttttttttttttttttttttcagaagagaCTGATTGGAAATCATTGTCATTAGTCATTTGCCTTTTGTGTGTCATTAATGTGGTAATTGAAAAGGGTTCAAAGATTTAATAATAAAGAATCCTTGTTCCCACAATATTGCCTGGTCTGAATTTCACATGCATGCCAAGCCATATGTTGAAATTCCACTGTGTGATTCCTCATTGCCGTATGAGGCTCATAATATCATATCCCcacacatcatttattttaccaAAGAATGTGAGCTTTACCTGAAGGCTGAGCCAAGCTACAGCCCTGTCCAAACCTTAACCGAACGCCTGCTATGGGCTAAAAATCAGTGTGTAATGACAATGGTGATATCCCATCTTATTGGTGGCCCTTGTGAGTGAAGGTCCTGCTACACTGTTGTTGCTGTGCTGGGTTAATGTAACTGGGCAGATGGCCGTTCTGTCCTCCGCTGCTGCAGGGGCGGAGGTGGGGTGGCTGGGGCGAAGCAGGAGTTTGAATCAGAATGGACTTTGGCATTAATCACATCGCTGGTGATACAGAAGCATGCGTCCCTGTCTTTCTTCAGATAAGACCCGGAAAAGCTGATtattctgccttttttcccctcctctctccctttgtttcCACTGTGGGCTGCGGGCTACGGGAGGTATTTTTAGAATGGACTGTCCGCGCTATCTGACTTGTTCTTTTCAACACCTTGGAAGAGCGGGCAGGCATTGTAGTGGCGTGACCTTTCTCTCCACCTTCGCATTTCCTGACATTTCATTGCAAAAATGAGGCATGTTTGCATTTTGCCGCTCTGTCAGCCCAGCTCAGCTGCATTTGTGGTCTCGCTTTCCATGGACTTTGGGAGAACATGGCATCTATTACAGGGTTTCATGCTTACGGTTCGAAGAGGAAAGGAGAATACTTTGTGAGATTATGTGCGGACAGGCAAAACTAAGAGATGCCTAAGTACAGTCACACAGATTTTAAGTGGTGGGAACTGCAATTCCAAGAGCGTGCTGTATTGTTCTCATGGACACTTTCCTTGATGTGGAATCTTTGACCCCAAACCAAGGGTCCTGCTCTCTTCAGTTAAGAGAATTACTACATTGATTTATGTGTTTTCAATGTCAGGCAAGGCTGTTGGCACTGGGATAGACGGTGTATTTATTGCTCGGGCTCCTAATCAAGCAGTCCTGACTCCTGCTGCAGTTGTGTTGGCTGTCTGAAACGGGCTAACCTTGTGCTGAGGTCCCTGTGACAGTTGTTGGTCGCGGCACCATGCATTATCTCTGCCCTTTTCAGAAACCTCTGGGTAGTGTCAGTATTGCGCTTTCAGAATGCCTGTTAGAAATGTTGGCGAAGGTTTACACGACCGAATTTTGGTTTCCTTAGAGCAGCTTTCTTTACATTTGTAACTTGGTGGAACCTTTCTTAAGTGTACAGTCCACGGCCCGTAGTACTTCCCAAAGGCCGCAGGACAGCCGTGCCCAGAGATTGGTTTTAACCCGTGATTAATGGGTTGACGAACGCTATTAGCCGAAACGCACATACGTCTCCCCGGCGTTAGCGTGTTTGACGTTAATTAAACGCGCTTTATGCTGACGGGGTTGTCAAATCAACCTCGTTTAACCAGCTAAAACATCTTAAAGGTCATAGCCCTTTTCAGAACGTGTAGTTAGTCAATTAAGGCATTATCGCGACCTCGgatttacttttttgttcagCACTCGTGAAGTGCACCTGGAGCATATATCAGGGGACAGGAACTTAGTCAAATCCTTAAATAGGGCCATGCGTACGGAGAAGGGAATAACACCAGAAGTGCAGTGTATTTTGGTTACGCTCAAACGGTTTCTAAATTTTCGGAGTCGTGAACATTGCGTGATGAACTCCTGACAAGCTTTTTATACAATATCAAGTGGCCATAtgggtgaaaaataaaaatttattaCGTTTTACAACCTTGTGCGCATCAGTCTAACAGTTTAAATGAAGTACTGTAATAGCCACTTTAGTACATTAACCTGACACTAAACATACGAGACATCTTACACGTATGGGACACTGACGTGGGCACAAACGGTGCATGTAGCCTGTCCAATTTAAAGAGTTACAGTGTATCAGGTTTACTGGATTGACTTTAAATTTCAAATAGAAGTGATGTAGTGTCCTGACACTCAGTATAGAAAACACATGCCGCATGTAAGGAAAGGGTTCACAAACTTGACGGCAACTTGTTGGATAATAAATGCTCTCTACTCAGCTGAATTTTGATCTTTGGATACTTACTCTTTCCGTTTTCAGCATAAGTTTCCCATGCGTCCATATCTTTATTTCTAGACTGCTGCATGTCTACTGTTTTATATCTACTGTCTAATGTTTTTGGACTTTGAGTTGCGTTGCTAACGTGAAGGAagtgtataaaaatattttccataagGAAAAAAGCCCAAAGCTGCACAGTGATTCCTATCTCcctataaaaatgtatttaacgcggaacatttttttttaaattttgaatctACCGAAATGTGCACTCTATTGATGCAAGTAGCCTATTTTAACCGTTTTTAAAACGGTTATAAAAATACTGATATACGCAAAAAGTGCACCTGTCTTCCCATCGCCCGATAGTAATAGATCGAAAGAAAACTACAGGGACGGCATTTTCATTCTGAGGCAGAGGTCATATCATAGTCCTGTTCACAGATTCAAGGCATCAGCCGTTCCTGCCAATGAACTTGACTCTTAACAGACCACTGCGTATCCAGCTCTGATTGTCCAGTTTTAAATATACACTATTGTATATTCCCGTTTTTGTTCTCCCCCAAAACTTCAGATTCATTTTCTTATGTGTAATGACGTTGACATTCAGAAATGATATGACTtattataattgtataattaaaTTGTGTAAGGTAAACTCAGAGGTTGGGCCGATTTCATACGACTTTCTGAGGTCTTCTCAGTTATACAGCTATTTGCCCTATAAATAGCCTACAATAGCATCCTCGGCTATGTACTGCGTGGTTACAATTTTTCGTTAAGTTCACTGCACTCGATgttgtttaagaaaaaaatcgCCCTTGCATGGGCCAGTTGGATAGCCTATATATAAACAGCATCTTTGTCGGCTATATTGCCAGTACGACACCGTATTTGGCAGTATGGCCGACAGGATTGCTGTTTATATATCCTGGCGCCGAAACGTTTCAGTCATATTACTGGTCCAATTAGTATTTTACAGATGCCAATTCTGGTTTTATCATCATGACTGCgtaaaaatactgttttggtGTGATGGAATTTGCGTTGTTTTCTTGTCGTGTGAAAATATAGGCTATTACAAATCCCTTTGTATATTTATAACTAATATTTTCTTAATAATAGCCTATGAACAATTGTCATTATCAGCAAAATACAAATTGTCCGCAATCTCTGGCGATGTTGGACCACTAGTGTATGATTCATGTAGACATAAAACGGTCAAAGAGATTTAAGACAAATTTGATGGTTGAACTGATGTACGCTTGAATCAGCTTTAATATATAC contains:
- the LOC118791477 gene encoding vesicle transport protein SEC20-like — translated: MMATSQDVHVRICGQEIIKYDLEIKALIQDISECTGPQNELTDLNSKVKEKFSHLRLRIQDLEQMAKEQDKESDKLAILSEAEGHRKQMLSNQTAWRKANLACKLSIDNQEKEELLHSGDTSVRHRKTTKESLVQTTSDITESLMSISRMMSQQVQQSEETMSTLATSSRTVMETNEEFKAMTGTIQLGRKLITKYNRREFTDKLLIFLALALFLGTVLYILKKRLFPFL